In Nocardia sp. NBC_00403, the DNA window TGCGAGCCGAATCCCGCACTGTTGACCAGCACCAGGCTCGCCACCCGTTCCGGTTCGAGAGCGAGCAGTTGCATGGCCACGGCACCACCGAGCGAGTTCCCGATGAGGTGCAGTGGTCGCTTCTCACCGAGGGCGCCAAGCGTTTCCGCGACCCCGCGGGCGAGCACCGGCAGCGTGATGTGTTCCTGAGGACGGTCCGAGAAGCCGAATCCGGGAACGTCGAGGGCGATGACCCGTTGGGTGCGGGCCAGTCGTTGAAACTGGGGTGCCCAATCTTCGAGGCTGCGGCCGATTCCGTGCAGTAACAGGACAGGCGGGCGCTCGGGATCGCCACCGATTCGCACGCGAGTGCGTCGACCGTCGACGGTGATGTAGGTCGGCGTGCTCATGCCATGGCGCCTTCCAGCGCGGGGGCCTCGAACCGCAGTAGGCCGTCGTCGATGGGGTCGTCGAGGAGCATCTTGGAGTCCTGCTCGTAGTTCATCAGCAACTTCCACGGAGACTTGGATCCCTGGCGTGGCAGTGTGTTCTTCGCGCGTTTCACGTAGCCGGACTGCAGCGTGTCGAAAATGCCCTCGTCCATCGCGGAGTGCTCGATATCGTGGGGGGTTGCCACGGTGAGGCCGTGATCGTCCATGTGCTTGAACAGGCGGCACAGGTAGGCGCCGGCGATATCGGACTTCAGCGTCCATGACGCGTTGGTGTATCCGAAGACCCAGGCCAGATTTGGCAACTTCTCCACGAGCAAGCCCTTGTAGGTCATCTGATCGCGCAGCTTGCGCGGCTCACCGTCGACGGAGAGTGTCATCCCGCCCAGCATCTGGATGTCGAGACCGGTGGCGGTGACGATGATGTCGGCCTCCAGTTCCTGCCCGGACTGCAGCAGGAGGCCCTTCTCGGTGAAGGTGTCGATCTGATCGGTGACGATGGAGGCGTCGCCCGATGCCAGCACCCTGAACAGATCGCCATCGGGCACAGCGCATATCCGTTGGTCCCACGGCATGTAGCTCGGAGTGAAGTGACTCATGTCGACGGAGGCGCCGAGATTGCGGCGCACCTGCCAGAGCAGGAACCGGCGCATCTGACGGGGCCAGCGACGGCAGGCCTGGTAGAGCTGGCGTTGGAATACGATGTTCCGTTTGCGACCCATCGAATACACCCAGTCCTGCGGGAGGAATCGGCCCAGCAGTTGGGAGATTCTGTCGAAGGCGGGCAGCGAGAATACATACGACGGGGAGCGCTGCAACATGGTCACGTGCTCGGCGTCGCGAGCCATCGCCGGCACCAGGGTGGCGGCAGTGGCGCCACTGCCGATCACGACAACCTTCTTGCCGGAATAATCCAGATCTTCCGGCCAGTGCTGGGGGTGGATACACCGGCCGCTGAATCGCTCCATACCGGGGAAGGCGGGTAGGTAGCCCGCGTCATAATTGTAGTAGCCGGTGCAGCTGACGAGGTAGCCGCAGGTGAAGATGCGCGTCTGCCCGGTCGCCTCCTCCAGGGCGGTCACTGTCCAGCGGGATTCGGGTGTCGACCAGTCCGCGGTGACGATCTTCAGGCCGTAGTGGATTTTCTTGTCGATGCCGAACTGCCTTGCCGTGTCCGCGATGTATTCCCGGATCGACCCGCCGTCGGCGAGTACCTTCAGGTCGCGCCACGGCCGAAACTTGTACCCGTAGGTGTACATGTCGGAGTCCGAACGAATACCGGGGTAGCGAAAAAGGTCCCACGTGCCGCCGAGTCGCTCGCGTCGCTCCAGTACGGCGATGGTCTTGTCGGGGAACGCGGCCGTCACTCGAGAGGCCGTACCGATGCCGGACAGGCCGGCACCGATGATCAAGACGTCGAAATGTGGTGCGTGCATGGCTTCCTCTTGCTTCCGCGTGCTGTGTTTCACAGACGTTGTAGAAACAGGATGACTATGCGCCACGTCACAGATCTTGACAGTTCCCGACATATTTTTATCATTTTCCGACATAGGGAGGTGGTCGCATGGGCAGTCTGATCCGTGCCACGAACCTGTGGGGGTACGGCGATCTGGTAAGGGAGCTCGGTGCTGACCCGGGGCCTTTCTTGTCGCGCTTCCACATCCAGCCGGGTATCGAATACCAGGAGGATGCGTTCGTCTCCTTCGAGGCGACCGTTCGTCTGCTCGAGGCGAGTGCCGCCGACCTGGACTGTCCGGACTTCGGGCTTCGCCTGGCACGCTGGCAGGGCTTGGACATCCTCGGGCCCATCGCGGTGATCGCGCGGAATGCTCAGACCTTGCTCGGTGGACTGGAATCGATCGCGCGCTACCTATATGTCCATTCCCCGGCATTGAAGCTGGCAGTCGCTCGGACTACGGACGCCGACCT includes these proteins:
- a CDS encoding flavin-containing monooxygenase; its protein translation is MHAPHFDVLIIGAGLSGIGTASRVTAAFPDKTIAVLERRERLGGTWDLFRYPGIRSDSDMYTYGYKFRPWRDLKVLADGGSIREYIADTARQFGIDKKIHYGLKIVTADWSTPESRWTVTALEEATGQTRIFTCGYLVSCTGYYNYDAGYLPAFPGMERFSGRCIHPQHWPEDLDYSGKKVVVIGSGATAATLVPAMARDAEHVTMLQRSPSYVFSLPAFDRISQLLGRFLPQDWVYSMGRKRNIVFQRQLYQACRRWPRQMRRFLLWQVRRNLGASVDMSHFTPSYMPWDQRICAVPDGDLFRVLASGDASIVTDQIDTFTEKGLLLQSGQELEADIIVTATGLDIQMLGGMTLSVDGEPRKLRDQMTYKGLLVEKLPNLAWVFGYTNASWTLKSDIAGAYLCRLFKHMDDHGLTVATPHDIEHSAMDEGIFDTLQSGYVKRAKNTLPRQGSKSPWKLLMNYEQDSKMLLDDPIDDGLLRFEAPALEGAMA